Proteins from a single region of Pithys albifrons albifrons isolate INPA30051 chromosome 10, PitAlb_v1, whole genome shotgun sequence:
- the LHX9 gene encoding LIM/homeobox protein Lhx9 isoform X4 has protein sequence MEIVGCRAEENTCPFRPPAMLFHGISGGHIQGIMEEMERRSKTESRLAKGGQMNGRETNMPPMSPEKPALCAGCGGKISDRYYLLAVDKQWHLRCLKCCECKLALESELTCFAKDGSIYCKEDYYRRFSVQRCARCHLGISASEMVMRARESVYHLSCFTCTTCNKTLTTGDHFGMKDNLVYCRAHFESLLQGEYPPQLSYTELAAKSGGLALPYFNGTGTVQKGRPRKRKSPALGVDIVSYNSGCNENEADHLDRDQQPYPPSQKTKRMRTSFKHHQLRTMKSYFAINHNPDAKDLKQLAQKTGLTKRVLQGEQIMGHYSQTSRRLKIP, from the exons ATGGAAATAGTGGGGtgcagagcagaagaaaatacttGTCCTTTCCGTCCCCCAGCCATGCTTTTTCACGGAATCTCCGGAGGCCACATCCAAGGAATcatggaggagatggagaggcGATCCAAGACGGAGTCTCGCCTGGCCAAAGGGGGACAGATGAACGGCCGAGAAACG AACATGCCCCCCATGAGCCCCGAGAAGCCTGCTTTGTGTGCTGGTTGTGGAGGGAAGATCTCAGACAGATATTACCTGCTGGCTGTTGACAAACAATGGCACCTCAGGTGTCTTAAGTGCTGTGAATGTAAACTGGCTTTGGAGTCAGAACTCACCTGCTTTGCCAAGGACGGCAGTATTTACTGCAAGGAGGATTACTACAG aAGGTTCTCCGTGCAGAGATGTGCCCGCTGCCACCTTGGGATCTCAGCCTCTGAAATGGTCATGAGAGCCAGGGAGTCGGTTTATCACCTGAGCTGCTTCACCTGCACCACCTGCAACAAGACTCTGACCACGGGCGATCACTTTGGCATGAAGGACAACCTGGTTTACTGCAGGGCCCACTTCGAGTCCCTTTTGCAAGGAGAATACCCCCCTCAGTTGAGCTACACCGAGCTGGCTGCCAAGAGCGGAGGGCTGGCCCTGCCTTACTTCAACGGCACTGGCACAGTCCAGAAGGGGAGgcccaggaaaagaaagagccCTGCCTTGGGAGTGGACATCGTCAGCTACAATTCAG GTTGTAACGAGAATGAGGCAGATCACCTGGACAGAGACCAGCAGCCTTATCCCCCATCCCAGAAGACAAAGCGCATGCGCACCTCCTTCAAACACCACCAGCTCCGTACCATGAAGTCCTACTTTGCTATCAACCACAACCCAGATGCCAAGGACCTCAAGCAGCTTGCCCAGAAAACAGGCCTGACCAAGAGAGTTCTGCAG